Genomic DNA from Manihot esculenta cultivar AM560-2 chromosome 15, M.esculenta_v8, whole genome shotgun sequence:
AGATTTTGAGAGGACAGGAGTAAGCAGCATAGTTACAGCTGGAGTTAAGAGACATTCAGGGTGAGGAATTTCCAGATGAATATAATGGATTGGCTGATTCTGTATTTCTTGATCTACCCGAACCATGGTCAGCCATTTCTTCAGCTGGGGAAGTGTTGTAACAAGATAGCACTTTGTGCTCTTTCTCACCATGCATTGAGTAAGTACAACATTCTTGTGCAACTCTTGGATCAAATTTTACAGGTACATTATAAACGAGTCCTCTCCATTCTAAATCTAGTAATGTGTATTTACAGGATCATACTCTTTGATCTATATAGTATCTTGTACTCGTCCTTTCTCTCCCAGTTTGTAATTTTCTTTAGAAGTACAAATCTTCTAATGACTGCTTGATCTTTTCGTCATTCAATAGCATGTTATGAATGCTATTACATGTGGCTTGTGCTGTAAAAGTTGACATAAGAACATTTGAGGTGCACCTTCAGAAATACGAAGTTCGTGACGGGAAAATGGATTGTGGCCAGGGCGATAAAGGTATTCTCTTGAGTTGCCTCCTTACAAAAGAAGGCAGCCTTCAAATGAAAGGAGTAAATTGGCTAGGCCATGCGGTGAATCTAGAGATTTACACCCAAAGGTATTCTCTTGAGTTGCCTCCTTACAAAAGAAGGCAGCCTTCAAATGAAGGGAGTAAATTGGCTAGGCCATGCCGTGAATCTAGAGATTTAGACCCACTACAAGAAATTTGTGATTTACCAACAGATTTTACTAACGGATCAAAATccgttaataattttaatgaattttcaaattCGTTGGTAATCTGTTAGTATTACTAacgaattttaaaattcattttggcaatttataaatatataaaataattaatattgaagATTACTAACGGAtaaaaatccgttagtaattttaACGGATTTATAAATCTGttgataaattttaatgtaaaaacttttatgtaaaaatttatcaaCGAATTTCAAATCCGTAAATTCattagtattactaacggatttcaaaATTCGTTAGTAATTTTTGGATGAAAAAAGtccggtttttttttttttaaatttactaatgCATTTGAATCCGTTggtaaatccgttagtattaTTAACAGATTTTAAAATCTGTTAATAATTTTTGGAGGGAAAAagtccattttttttttcaaaatttattaatggattcgaatccgttagtaaatctgGTAGTAAtatacttttataaatataacaccacattttctccttttatcattcattcattttattatttttacttcttccattttctttccctttttctcattttctttatttttctattactttctttcatttcactttcttatcttttttttttcttctcatttttttcCCTATTATTTTCCTTTCGTCTCTTATCCTTTTTTATCTAATTCTCTTCCATcttcaattattttctttattttcctccataatttttctttcactttctccattttctttccatcattttcttccctttcttctcttattcttaattttttctataattatcattcatattattttctctcatattattttcttctatcattttctttttatctatactttttctattattttattatctaattgtttcctctttttttttttctcatttttctatcATCTTTTTACTCTattctcattcttcttctttttcataatttttatttttctatcattcttttttcttttctcttttttctttcttctttttaatcattttctctcatctacttttttcttatttctactttctatatatttctaataaatattggaCATAAATTACAAGCTTAGTAACAataacaatataattttaaatcttattgaagtaataaaaaataatattaataataaaatttattatttaattaaaataataattattttaaaagtatttaaattttcaatagatttactaacggatttaaaatcggttagtaaattttttttctctcagtttactaacggatttaaaatccattagtaaatccgttagtattactaacgAAAATTCCATTAATAAATTCGTTAGTAATACTAACAGGCTTCAAAGCCGTTGGTAAAATTTTACCAACGAATTTTTTAACAACGGATCATAATCCGTTAATAATCCGTTGATAATTCGTTTACCAACAGATTTTTATAGAATTACCAACAgaaaaatccgttagtaatcctGAAATTTTTTGTAGTGACCGGCTATTTGACATTTGCAAGACTCAAATGTCTATGATGAAGAAGAGCAGTCACTCATCCATCTACTTTTGTAGGTTGTAGGTTAGAAGAGTTCTGTACTGTGCTCATATTTTGTTCTGTCTTTGCttcattttgaaagaaaattttgGCCTGTCATATTTTTTATCAAGATTTCCAGTTCCTTATTTGATGTAGCTCCTTATTCTTTTTTCCCTTTAAATTCACTTAgaagattcaatttaaaattcaagACATAATTTTTACTAAAAGATTTCTTTGTTTAGCCTAAAActtaagaatatatatatatttttaaattttgtagcTAAATTTCAGAGTTGTTGATTTAgcctaaaaataaaaacaaaaagttGAAAGTATACTAAATTGGTAAGATTAAGCTGTTTTAGAGTCATTTTTGGGTCTAAATGGAGTCCACAAATTGAGATATTTCTCCCAATTTCTTGGATAATGAAggtacacttttttttttttctttaaaaagtcTGAGGATAGTGCAGATGATAATATCATGTGAAGGATTAAtgaagacttttcatgcaattCAGAAACTTCCATCCAaattaaatgtaattttttaactttttctattttctgttcATGAAAGGATTTTTCCTTAAtgattaaaaacatatttttataatatcttaAAAATGCAATCATGAGATTTGACAgaaatttaagttaaaaatttattatttaatctatatattattaaaaaattgaatcttttaattttaaaaaatatattaaaattttaaaaaaattattcagaaAGATTTATTAGAGATGTAAAAGGAGGGTAATTAAACCATTCGAACTTGATTTTTTATGACTAATTAGAGATGTAAAAGGGAGGGTAATTAAACCATTCGAACTTAATTTTATATGagtaatatttgaatttaaatataaattaatttaaattatttaaacttaattttatatGAGTATTATTAGCGAAATAAATTTGAAtcggtttaattttatatattttaattaataatttatataaaaaatatttttttattaataatttttatttaaaaaattatttatattattataaaatatattttttatattaaattaattatttatataaacaaattcaaacaaaatattatacataaaatCAGAATAtgcaataattattattttttttaaatttgaatctaTTCCAAACATGATAGGTTCAATTTAGATTCTATTAAATTAGGTATTTGAAAATACTTCATTCCTTATCATTCCTATAACTAATTACAAAATTTagagattaactaataaattttttaaaagtatataagttaaatagtaaaatttttgatagttttttttaatataaaggttaaataattttttcaatttaaatattatacgtAAAATGAACACGGTCCATAAACGTCTGAAAGCTGCATTTCTGAATGTGAAGAATTTCTAGCCACATCTTTTGCCTCAAAATTTTTTCTCTTCCCTGAGAGCAAATCCAATCCATACACTTTTACTTTCAAAGCGACCATCTCTGCTTTGCAATCTTCGAAACACACAAAAATGGATAAATCTCAATAACTCCACCATTTAGCTTTCTTGTTTTTGATATTTAACTGGTCGCACCAACCAATTGAAAGTAGCTGCAGACCAATCAGTTTCCTGGTTTACCACCCTCACCACCACGTTCTCTGCCTTCATGTGCCACTCACGTGACCCTTTTGCTAATCATGGAGCTGCAAAATTCACCCCCAGCTCCAGCTGTGATGAGCTATTAACTATCAAGTGACCCACCATTATTTTTTGCTTATGAGCTGTGATCTCTAGTTAAAAATGACTATTAATTGCAGGCCGCCAAGTGCAAGGCTAATATTTCTTTCTGCCATTCATGCAACTTTTAGATTCTGTGCCTCTTCTTTTCCAGAGAAAACTCTTGCTGTTCTCGCTTGTTCTTCAGCCTGAAAATGCATACAGGATTTGCTTTGTCCCTTTCAACCCCATTTCTCATCCCACAGAAGCTTTTATATGGAAATTCCATCCCCAGATTTAATCCAACAGTGAAACTCACTTCTTTCAGACAACCTCAAACTAGCTGTTCTCTTGGCCTCTCATGTCAAAGAACTTCATTTTTAAGTTCTTCCTGTCAATGTTTCAAGTCTCGTGTCTCTAGTTCAATTATATGTTCGAATCATGGATGTCAGAGTCTGAGGGTCAGAGCTGCTTCAGTTCCTGGGAGCACAAGTGAGAATGAAACAAGTGATTTATTTAGGATTACACAGCTTGGAGCTATGTTTGGAATTTGGTATCTTTTGAATATCTACTTCAATATTTTCAACAAGCAGGTCCTTGTTTTCTTATCCTTTATAATTTATCTCTTCCTgtcatttctttctttttttttttttggtctgaAATTAATCTGTAATCTGTTGCTTTCATTTTCTTACATATGTCACATATTGTCTAAATTTTGTCTTCTCTACCTTTTCTGTGAAATAGCATCTTCATTACATTTCTGAGAAGAAAAAGGAATTATCCCAAAGTTAAACACTTGGACATAaacaaattattgaatttatacTTCCCATTTCCTCTATTTTCTTGGAAAAGATATAGGATTCAATTATTTTGCTCTTCCTAAATccaaaaaacatgaaaatggctTTCTTTATTCATCCTGTTCAAAACTTTGAAGTCAGAAACTAATGGAATTTTAGGGGAAGAAACTAAAGTTATATGTTTATCAAGAATGCAAGAATCTGTATTTACTCTTTGTATATAGGTTCTTAAGGTGTATCCATTTCCAGCAACAGTTACTGCTTTCCAATTTGGCTGTGGGACAGTGATGATTATCATAATGTGGGCATTAAATCTCTACCATAGACCAAAGCTGACTCCTTCTCAGGTACTTTTATTATCACTCCtttgcttttttttctttttaatgcaACAGTTGTATGTTGCTTCTGATGAATTCACTTTCAGCTTGCAGCAATCATGCCACTAGCTGTAATGCACACAGTAGGAAACCTTTTGACGAATGTTAGTATTGGAAAAGTTGCCGTTTCGTTCACTCACACAATCAAAGCTATGGAGCCATTCTTCACAGTCTTATTTGCAGGCCTATTTCTTGGTGAAGTAAGCAAAATTATCTTCTAATATCATCAGCTGCTTGCAGTAAATGTTCTTGTGTTCTGGTTGAGGATGGCAGAGAAGAGTTAAAAGTTAGCCCTTTTCAGCAATGAGAAGATGTTCCCGTAGAATTAATTCTAATCAGCATGAAAGACCTTCCATTTCTgtaaacaatttaaatttagaaaataataacTTGGTTTTTACTTCTTTATGTGCACAGAGGGCCCATTTCTGGGTGCTTTCTTCCCTTGTGCCAATAGTAGGTGGAGTAGCTTTGGCATCATTCACTGAGGCCTCCTTTAACTGGTAAGAGATTTTTGATCATGTAGCTTGAACCTTGGGTATATTTTCTTACAGGCCGAAATCTTGGGTATAGTGGAACTTTTGGACATAGACGTGTCTCTTTCTATATCATAGAGATGTTACAACCCATTATTGGGTGATCACCTAAAAGCTTGAGCTTTCAGCTTAACTATTCTGCTATGAATCAGGATTGGATTCTGCAGTGCTATGGCTTCCAATGTGACAAATCAATCTCGAAATGTACTTAGCAAAAAGTTGATGGTTAATAGAGAGGTAATACACACTATTTTGACTCTTGAAATTCCTCCAATTCATCATTAATTTTTTGTTGCATAGCATTCCTATGAGATTGGTCATAACTTGCAGTGTGTTCCTGACAGGAAACGTTGGACAACATCAATCTCTTCTCGGTAATAACCATCATTTCTTTTACCCTGTTGGCTCCCACAGCTATTTTAATGGATGGAATCAAGTTTACTCCTGCCTACCTTCAGTCTGCAGTGAGTAATATATCCTAAAATTTGATTGAGACTCCCAATAATCATAGTTCACTATTCTGAAACCACACCCATAAAACTGtttattttttctgttttttcaGGCAAACCAAGGTCTGAATGTCAGAGAATTATGTTTAAGAGCTCTTCTCACTGGGTTCTGCCTCCACTCTTATCAACAAGTGAGTCTTTCTTTCCACAGTTTTTGCTTTGCTTATTCCACATACTTAACATCTAATGCCATGTCAAAATTTCGATTGCATTACATTGTATTATGGGTTATCAAGCATATCATAATAGCATGTTTGCCATGAAATAGTACATTCTAAGAACTGTGCACATAACCTTAAACTCATGCTAAGGTTGTCACCAATGCTGTGGGAAATTGTGTAGATCTCTTATATGATATTGTCCATGGTGAATCCTGTTACTCATGCTGTGGGAAATAGTGTGAAGCGTGTAGTTGTGATAATCGCCTCAGTCATCTTCTTCCAAACGCCAATTTCACCCATAAACTCCCTTGGTAATTGAGTTTCTTAGAACTAATTTGTGTTAATGATAATTTgctttttgtattttctttattaaattcTGGGCTGGTTTTGAATTACAGGGACTGTATTGGCTCTTGCTGGGGTGTTTTTGTATTCCAGGGCAAAGCAGATAAAACCAATGCCAAAAGCTTCATGAAAATTCTAGTCTATCCCAACAAAATGGGTCTCTTTGTATATTCATGGTCCAAAGGAAATGACAAtcaatttgttaaaaaatagGTTGTCCATTGATACAACTGTTGAGAAATATTATAGTCAACAATGTTAATAGTTTTCTAAAgagttcattaatttaaaaaaaaaaaactgtactTTCTAAATTTTTGCAATTTTAGGCATtgattttattatcaaataaatattgTACTTTACATATTTCTTCCAAATGAACCTCAATGTCACCtatgtttattaaaaaataaatattgtacTATTACTGTCGGAGAAGTGAGAATTTCacgtaaaaaaaagaaaaagagataatACAAGTCTAgaccaaaaataaaaagagagacatgaggtatataaataaaaataaataaataaaaattgtcatcattatgaataaaataaaataaaaaaaatgtaatagAATTCTTCAATTGAtccaaaaaggaaaaggaagtgATGGTGGCCACGAGTTGAGGGGAATGCGACACTTGGGAATTTGTTGTGGTCCAATTTTGAATAAAATCTTCTAGctttaatttattaaagttttagataaaaataaatttattttgttaatgaTACATTATTATGGTTACAATCAGTTAtcattatcaatttttttttaagaaaaatgaaagatcgaggataaattaaaatatctcatattcgaatatataaattaaatctgtAAGTGTGTTATCATAATTACTTTTAAATCAATATTTTTTacgataaaataaaaattaaaataaaaattattaaatatcatactttagaatatattttcatatttctcgataatacaaataaatcattataattatatttataaatcattaaaataaaattttgaaagcaTAAAGTCTGAATTAGGCTATCCATATGTAGAATATAAAAGTAAATTGTGGCACATATTTTTtcctaataattaatttataataaaaaattaaactttaatttcgataatgataaaatatttatgaaacaccatacatatttataaatattttagataaaaataaaattagatatcctctaattcaatttttttaaaaaataacatgaATTTTTTAAAGAGATTTTTATGTAACCGTTAGCGCTTACGACAAATTAAGTAACAGCCGACATGTATTTATGTGGTGCCACTATCGAGAGGATGTCAGCGATAAGTTACTACCACATTAGTAATTTTACTAtcattgttttattttaaagacTGACAACTAAAGGCTAAAAGAACAacttatttaaatgttttttttttttaaattattttgagtgtatttaaaaagtatataataaattttgttaTGATAAAAATTAAGTGCAAAACAAATATCAAATTAATGGATTTATTTAGATGGCAAAGGCTAATGGTTGCATTAGGATTTAGGAGGTATCAGGATGAATTTCTGGTACCCGCAAAAAGCATTTTCTTTTTGTAAATTGGAGAGATCGGTTAGATTAAGAAAATTAGAATCAAATGGTCCAAATTTTTGGTTCACACAAAATCCAGCCGGTTTGCAAGTTAAATTGGTCTGACGTACCATTTGGTACGGTCCGATTTTCAtaactatattataatatatgctttaaatagtaaaaaaataatttgcttttatatataaaaaatatatcaaaattaatatatacgttcatatctttttaaaatttaataatttatttttttttattttaattttgttaaaattataaattatttattttaatttttttatttattatctttaGAATATCTAAAATTACGTGGTCACTTattatgattaaataattattattttcttataggAAAAGGGATTAAAACTTATCTGTGTGCAAAAACTTAATaattactaaattattaatatgatTCACGAAtctaagaattttaaaaattatggaaGGCCAATgaaatagtttttttattaaatgaaaattaagagTAAAATATGATAtctgttaaatttaattagatataTTTACGATCGGATTAATTTTACCGGCAAAACGCTAATTCTGTAACGAATGaaatagttaaattaataattaaaatcccTCGAATAATTGGAAGTCCAAGaaatatttctttatattatatatatatatttataaagagCAGAAATTAAAACAAGCCAGCACAAAAAAGCATCAactaaaaaagaaggaaaaaaaaaaagcagacgAACAAATGTACCATTAGTACTACTTGAAGCCAATTCTAGACTGCATGCATGGAAGCACGACAAGAACTTAAACTGATTAATGGCTTCACTGGGTGATCATCTCCAGCAAATCCATCTCCTCTTTCGCCGGTGCGGCAGCGCCCTTCATCAGACTATACAGTTCCAAGGATATCTCATACTCCAAATTGCTCTCGTCAACCACAGAAGTACAGGGAATCTCTTCAAGCGACGACGACGCAAACCCATAACTATCATTGAACAAGAAGTTTGTGTCCACACAAAACTTGTTGGGTCCCTCGTTGTGATCACAATGCATTAGTGATGATGATGGGAATTTCAGCAGGTGATGATGATGATCAGCTGAGGAAACAGAGGTCTCCTTGTGGAGATAATCCTGTGGATTATTGTTTTCTTGATGATGATTAGTAGCTGAAGATGAAGTTAGATTCTTGATGTAGCACTGCAAGATGGTGGGTTTTGAGTTTGCTTCCTTCCCTTTTCGCCTGGTAAATTGCCTTCTTTTGGTTGCATTCCAGTGGTTCTTGATGGTGTTTTCTGTTCTTCCAGGTAATTTTTTGGCTATTTCAGCCCATCTGTTTCCTATTTCTTTGTGGGCTTCAATTAGAATTTCGTCTTCTTCTTCAGTCCAAGCATCTTTCTGCATGTTCATCAACACATTGTCATCAATCTAGCTAGCAACCTTTAAAaacttccaaaaaaaaaaaaaaaaaggtttctaGGTAGCTAGGGTTCTTTACTTTATGATGAGTATATTACCTAAAATACCCATAGAAATGGAGAGTTTTTACATGACAATAGAAGAATTTCTAAGGATAAATTTGGCATTTTATAGTTTATTATTCTGACGAAATCTGTTTTAGATAATCCTAGTCCAATCTGGCACTCGTCACTTTGCATGTCCATGCGTTGTCAATTTCgaaaagacaaaataattaacaaGGCAAGTGTTTACATCCTTCACAAAAGGACACAAAACCAATGTAATAATCTCTAttcatttcattttcttttaggTCTTCTCTAGTATTATTTAACACCATTTTATCAATTTTGTGTAGTATTTCGCTAATTCTTCAGTGAAGCAATCTACAAAAGTTGCTTAagaaatgttttaaaattttgatttgtaATATAAACTTAAATAACAATGCattttgtattaaaattataatattaaaatactataaaaataaattgattttttatattattatcaaaACAACATTTTGAAAATCGAAACAAAGAGATTCTCTATACTTGAAAAGGTAAATTTGATTGATGAAAAATGGGAAAAAGCATATTGAAACAAAAAGATTTTTCCACAATAGCATTATAATATTAACATAAAATaacatcaaaattttaaataaattgagtgCAATCGTGTTCGAATCAAACATAACTGtcatttttgtttaaaatataaatatttatcgaTATGATTCAAGAAGGTTAATTTAATcgataaaaaatagaaaaaggatTTTTGAGAATTGAAACAAAaagattttttcaaaattacattataatattaagataaaatagaatttaaataaattaagtatgACCGTGgccaaactaaaaatatttatcatttccaaaagataaatatatatCGACATAATTTAAGATGGTAAATTTGATTGATGAAAAATGATGAAAAGAATTTTATGAATTGAAGTAAAAAAGATATTTTTGCAATTGcatcataatattaaaataaaataagaattaaataaattaaataaattgagtaCAATTATAGTcaaattgagaaaaaatatATCTCTAAAGTAAATATACATCGATATGATTTAGAACAGTGAATTTGATCtacgaaaaaaaaattctaaaataaaatgaagaaaattttTCATAACCGTATCACAATATTAAgctaaaatatgattaaaaaaattgaataaaatgaaTGTGATTATGGTCGAACCGAGAGTAATTATCATTTTCGAAACACAGATATGATTCAGGAAAGTGAATTTGATCGATGAGAGATGGAAAAAAGTTTTTTgagaattaaaacaaaaaaaaatttataatcacctcaaaatattaaaacttaaataaattGAGTGTGATTGTAGTCGAATTGAGAGTAATTATCATCTCTAAAACACAGATGTGTATCGATGTGATTCAGAAAGGTAAAATTGATCTATGAAAAATGGGGGAAAAAGcaatagaagaagaagagggggAGAAATTAACCTTGATGTCTGGCCTCAAATGATTGTGCCATCTCTCTCTGCACTGTTTCCCTACTCTTCCTTCCATCATCTTAGCAATCTGAGACCATT
This window encodes:
- the LOC110601121 gene encoding phosphoenolpyruvate/phosphate translocator 2, chloroplastic isoform X1 — translated: MHTGFALSLSTPFLIPQKLLYGNSIPRFNPTVKLTSFRQPQTSCSLGLSCQRTSFLSSSCQCFKSRVSSSIICSNHGCQSLRVRAASVPGSTSENETSDLFRITQLGAMFGIWYLLNIYFNIFNKQVLKVYPFPATVTAFQFGCGTVMIIIMWALNLYHRPKLTPSQLAAIMPLAVMHTVGNLLTNVSIGKVAVSFTHTIKAMEPFFTVLFAGLFLGERAHFWVLSSLVPIVGGVALASFTEASFNWIGFCSAMASNVTNQSRNVLSKKLMVNREETLDNINLFSVITIISFTLLAPTAILMDGIKFTPAYLQSAANQGLNVRELCLRALLTGFCLHSYQQISYMILSMVNPVTHAVGNSVKRVVVIIASVIFFQTPISPINSLGTVLALAGVFLYSRAKQIKPMPKAS
- the LOC110601121 gene encoding phosphoenolpyruvate/phosphate translocator 2, chloroplastic isoform X2 → MHTGFALSLSTPFLIPQKLLYGNSIPRFNPTVKLTSFRQPQTSCSLGLSCQRTSFLSSSCQCFKSRVSSSIICSNHGCQSLRVRAASVPGSTSENETSDLFRITQLGAMFGIWYLLNIYFNIFNKQVLKVYPFPATVTAFQFGCGTVMIIIMWALNLYHRPKLTPSQLAAIMPLAVMHTVGNLLTNVSIGKVAVSFTHTIKAMEPFFTVLFAGLFLGERAHFWVLSSLVPIVGGVALASFTEASFNWIGFCSAMASNVTNQSRNVLSKKLMVNREETLDNINLFSVITIISFTLLAPTAILMDGIKFTPAYLQSAANQGLNVRELCLRALLTGFCLHSYQQGLYWLLLGCFCIPGQSR